The Flavobacterium praedii genome window below encodes:
- a CDS encoding SPFH domain-containing protein produces MLFFLTYWWIFLIVLSFLFYKFVLRVFFGMVIVPENKIGLVTKKFVLFGADKSLPDGRIIATKGEAGYQAKTLAPGLYWAMWPWQYSIDMASFTIIPEGNIGLLLSKDGAEIPTGRILAQKVSSDNFQDATLFLDNGGQKGRQSAFITTGSYRINTHLFEVVISPQIVISENMVGIVTAMDGEPIPIGQIAGKFVDNHNNFQDFDQFLKNGGNRGLQPQVMLAGSYYINTWAIQIEQTPMTDVPIGYVGVVISYIGEDGQDVTGDTFKHGNIVSKGQRGVWMEPFGPGKYALNKYTTKLEPVPTTNLVLNWADARSESHNLDQNLSTITVRSKDGFPFNLDVSQIIHVPANEAPKVIARFGSMNNLVSQVLEPTIGNYFRNSAQESDVISFLSTRKERQESAKNHIKVVLDEYNVNAVDTLIGDIVPPESLMKTLTDRKIAEEEQKTYQTQKMAQEQRQGMEKETAIADMQKEIVKASQSVEIAQRTADATVKKAEGDATSLKLNVNAEAEATKMRANAEAEATKARAGAQAEATKLTASAEAERISKTGLAEAEKIMAIGKSTAEAYQLQVSAMGGDNFTKYKITEEIGKGKIKVIPDVLISGSNGTDGSMSGLLGLKLMEMMDTEKSKVVIKKEL; encoded by the coding sequence ATGCTATTTTTTCTTACCTACTGGTGGATATTCTTAATTGTATTATCCTTTCTTTTTTACAAATTTGTTTTACGTGTTTTCTTCGGAATGGTTATCGTTCCAGAAAACAAAATTGGCTTAGTTACCAAAAAATTCGTGCTTTTTGGCGCTGATAAATCATTGCCAGACGGCAGAATTATCGCAACCAAAGGAGAAGCTGGTTACCAAGCCAAAACGCTTGCCCCAGGATTATATTGGGCGATGTGGCCATGGCAATATTCGATAGACATGGCATCCTTTACTATTATTCCAGAAGGTAATATTGGATTGTTGCTAAGCAAAGATGGAGCAGAAATTCCAACTGGTCGTATTCTTGCTCAAAAAGTGAGTTCAGACAATTTTCAAGACGCCACTTTATTTCTTGACAATGGCGGACAAAAAGGAAGACAATCTGCTTTTATTACAACGGGATCGTATCGTATCAACACCCATTTGTTTGAAGTGGTTATTTCTCCACAAATAGTAATTTCCGAAAACATGGTCGGTATTGTAACTGCAATGGATGGAGAACCTATTCCGATTGGACAAATTGCCGGTAAGTTTGTGGACAATCACAATAACTTTCAAGATTTTGATCAATTCTTAAAAAACGGTGGAAACCGTGGATTGCAACCGCAAGTAATGCTGGCTGGTTCTTACTATATCAATACATGGGCGATTCAAATTGAACAAACCCCTATGACAGATGTGCCAATTGGTTATGTTGGTGTAGTTATATCCTATATTGGAGAAGATGGCCAAGATGTAACCGGCGATACCTTCAAACACGGAAATATAGTGTCAAAAGGACAACGTGGTGTTTGGATGGAACCTTTTGGCCCTGGAAAATATGCACTTAATAAATACACTACCAAACTCGAACCAGTACCTACTACTAACTTGGTATTAAACTGGGCAGATGCCAGAAGTGAATCTCATAACTTGGATCAAAACCTTTCAACAATTACGGTTCGTTCCAAAGATGGTTTCCCTTTTAATCTAGATGTATCACAAATCATTCATGTTCCTGCTAATGAGGCACCAAAAGTAATTGCCCGTTTTGGAAGTATGAATAACTTGGTTTCTCAAGTATTAGAACCAACGATTGGAAATTATTTTAGAAATTCGGCACAGGAAAGTGATGTAATTTCATTTCTTTCGACTAGAAAAGAACGTCAGGAATCAGCAAAAAATCACATCAAAGTGGTTTTAGACGAATACAATGTTAACGCAGTTGATACATTAATTGGAGATATTGTTCCACCTGAATCGTTAATGAAAACATTGACAGATAGAAAAATTGCCGAAGAAGAGCAAAAAACATATCAAACCCAAAAAATGGCACAGGAACAACGCCAAGGAATGGAAAAAGAAACCGCCATTGCTGATATGCAAAAAGAAATCGTAAAAGCATCTCAAAGTGTTGAAATTGCACAACGTACTGCAGATGCAACTGTTAAGAAAGCAGAAGGAGATGCAACAAGTTTGAAACTTAATGTAAATGCCGAAGCAGAAGCTACAAAAATGCGCGCCAATGCAGAAGCCGAAGCTACCAAAGCAAGAGCAGGTGCACAAGCTGAAGCAACCAAATTGACAGCTAGTGCCGAAGCCGAAAGAATCTCCAAAACGGGTCTTGCCGAAGCCGAAAAAATTATGGCAATTGGTAAGTCAACAGCAGAGGCCTATCAACTGCAAGTTTCCGCAATGGGTGGAGATAATTTTACAAAATACAAAATCACCGAAGAAATAGGAAAAGGAAAAATCAAAGTCATTCCAGATGTCCTTATTTCCGGAAGCAACGGAACAGACGGATCTATGAGCGGATTATTGGGTCTAAAACTCATGGAAATGATGGATACTGAAAAAAGCAAAGTAGTTATCAAAAAAGAGCTATAA
- the pepT gene encoding peptidase T: MQHIIDRFISYVTIDTESDANSSTTPSTSKQWDLANILVEELKNIGLQDVTIDDKAYIMATLPSNVDHDVPTIGFISHFDTTPDFTGANVKPQIIPNYDGKDIVLNAAQNIILSPTYFKDLLQYKGQTLITTDGTTLLGADDKAGITEIVTAMEFLIKNPDIKHGKIRIAFTPDEEIGRGAHHFDVEKFAAEWAYTMDGSQVGELEYENFNAAGAKITFKGKSVHPGYAKGKMINSMLIANDFINELPKDETPQETKGYQGFFHVHQLTGSIEETVLELIIRDHNKLKFEKRKDLIAKIAKKINKKFAKQFGEDIVIATVKDQYYNMKEKVTPVKHIVFIAEKAMRELGIKPLIKPIRGGTDGCQLSYKGLPCPNIFAGGHNFHGKYEYVPVESMQKAVNVIIRIAELTAKGEYLNKEIISRKK; this comes from the coding sequence ATGCAACATATAATTGACCGTTTCATAAGTTATGTAACAATCGACACTGAATCAGATGCAAATTCAAGTACCACTCCAAGTACTTCAAAACAATGGGATCTAGCCAATATACTAGTTGAAGAATTAAAAAACATTGGTTTACAAGATGTAACCATAGACGACAAGGCTTATATAATGGCAACATTACCCAGTAATGTAGATCATGATGTACCAACAATTGGTTTTATTTCTCACTTTGATACCACACCAGATTTTACAGGTGCGAATGTAAAACCACAAATTATTCCAAATTATGACGGTAAAGACATTGTCTTGAATGCTGCACAAAATATAATTTTATCACCTACCTATTTTAAAGATTTACTCCAATACAAAGGACAAACCTTAATTACAACAGACGGAACGACTCTCTTAGGTGCTGACGATAAAGCAGGAATCACCGAGATTGTAACCGCAATGGAATTCTTAATCAAGAATCCTGATATCAAGCATGGCAAAATCAGAATTGCTTTTACACCTGACGAAGAAATTGGCCGAGGAGCGCATCACTTTGATGTGGAAAAATTTGCCGCAGAATGGGCTTATACTATGGATGGAAGCCAAGTAGGTGAATTAGAATATGAAAACTTCAATGCAGCAGGAGCCAAAATAACCTTTAAAGGAAAAAGTGTTCACCCAGGTTATGCTAAAGGAAAAATGATCAATTCAATGCTAATCGCTAATGACTTTATCAATGAATTACCAAAAGACGAAACTCCACAGGAAACCAAAGGATATCAAGGTTTTTTTCATGTGCATCAGTTAACAGGAAGTATTGAAGAAACGGTTTTAGAATTAATAATCAGAGATCATAACAAATTAAAATTTGAAAAACGAAAAGATTTAATTGCTAAAATCGCAAAAAAAATCAACAAAAAATTTGCCAAACAATTTGGTGAAGATATTGTGATTGCAACTGTTAAAGACCAATACTATAATATGAAAGAAAAGGTAACTCCCGTAAAACATATTGTTTTTATTGCAGAAAAAGCGATGAGAGAATTAGGCATAAAGCCACTTATAAAACCTATTCGTGGCGGTACTGATGGCTGTCAATTATCATACAAAGGATTGCCCTGCCCTAACATTTTTGCTGGCGGACATAACTTTCACGGAAAATACGAATATGTTCCAGTAGAAAGCATGCAAAAGGCAGTAAATGTCATTATAAGAATTGCAGAATTGACTGCCAAAGGTGAATATTTAAATAAAGAAATCATATCAAGAAAAAAATAA
- the yajC gene encoding preprotein translocase subunit YajC, whose translation MGQLQQFLPFLLMFVVIYFFMIRPQQKRAKNEKEFESALKVGDKIITKSGIHGKIAELGDSTVIIETMAGKIKMERSSISMEFSATLNKKA comes from the coding sequence ATGGGACAATTACAACAGTTCTTGCCGTTTCTATTAATGTTCGTAGTCATTTATTTCTTTATGATAAGACCACAACAAAAAAGAGCTAAAAATGAAAAAGAATTTGAAAGCGCATTAAAAGTAGGAGATAAAATAATTACAAAAAGTGGTATTCACGGTAAGATTGCTGAGCTAGGAGATTCAACAGTAATTATTGAAACTATGGCTGGAAAAATAAAAATGGAACGTTCTTCTATTTCAATGGAATTTAGTGCTACTTTGAATAAAAAGGCATAA
- a CDS encoding DUF1573 domain-containing protein — MDKKAIPTLLFFVLITIFSCKKNSNVLDRDSGVTDMNFSEKMHDFGSVNQGDKVGTEFEFTNSGNVDLIITDAVGSCGCTVPEFPKNAIKPGENGSIKVLFNSTNRSGIQNKSVTITANTTKGTEILNIKANVIPRIGIAQ, encoded by the coding sequence ATGGATAAAAAAGCAATACCCACACTACTTTTTTTTGTATTGATAACCATTTTTTCTTGTAAAAAGAACAGTAATGTTTTAGATAGAGATAGTGGAGTAACCGATATGAATTTTTCAGAAAAAATGCATGATTTTGGTTCCGTGAATCAAGGAGATAAAGTAGGTACAGAATTTGAGTTTACAAATTCGGGAAATGTGGATTTAATAATTACAGACGCTGTTGGATCTTGTGGTTGTACAGTTCCGGAATTTCCGAAAAATGCCATTAAGCCTGGTGAAAACGGTAGTATTAAAGTTTTATTTAATTCTACTAATAGATCGGGGATACAAAATAAATCTGTTACAATTACAGCAAATACAACAAAAGGCACTGAAATTTTAAACATAAAAGCAAACGTAATTCCGAGAATAGGAATTGCGCAATAA
- the nusB gene encoding transcription antitermination factor NusB, giving the protein MQSIYAMHQNGSDNLEKEEKFLMYSIDAIQDLYLIMLSSLIEICKKETVFLHLSSQKHLATKEERNPNEKFIKNRIFQILAENNSLSIALENRSINNWELNDDYIILLLNAIKESELYAKYMSNPASTFEEDKEFIVDIFSEVIVPNEKLYDYLEDDKLTWIDDIPLVNTHIVKQLKAIKQGEDDNFRVPKLYKDNEDKAYVKDLFRKTILNETELAKEYVDKTPNWDSERIAEIDTIILKMAICEFLKFPSIPVKVTLNEYLELAKEYSTPKSSIFINGILDNLVKELEGNKRIVKIGRGLM; this is encoded by the coding sequence ATGCAATCCATTTATGCAATGCATCAAAATGGTTCTGACAATCTAGAAAAGGAAGAGAAATTCCTTATGTATAGTATTGACGCTATTCAAGATTTATACCTAATAATGCTTTCTTCATTGATAGAGATATGTAAAAAAGAAACAGTTTTTTTACATTTATCAAGCCAAAAACATTTGGCTACAAAAGAAGAGCGTAACCCAAATGAAAAATTCATTAAAAACAGAATTTTTCAAATTCTTGCCGAAAACAATTCATTAAGTATTGCGCTTGAAAATCGTTCCATCAATAATTGGGAATTAAATGATGATTATATAATTCTGTTACTAAATGCAATAAAGGAAAGTGAATTGTATGCAAAATACATGAGTAATCCTGCTTCTACTTTTGAAGAAGATAAAGAATTTATTGTTGACATATTCTCGGAAGTTATTGTTCCTAACGAAAAGTTGTATGATTATTTAGAAGACGATAAATTAACTTGGATTGATGATATTCCTTTGGTAAATACTCATATTGTTAAGCAACTAAAAGCAATTAAGCAAGGTGAAGATGATAATTTTAGAGTTCCGAAATTATACAAAGACAATGAAGATAAAGCTTATGTAAAAGACTTGTTTAGAAAAACAATTCTAAACGAAACCGAATTGGCTAAGGAATATGTAGATAAAACACCTAATTGGGATAGTGAGCGTATAGCTGAAATCGATACGATTATCCTTAAGATGGCCATTTGTGAGTTCTTGAAATTCCCATCAATTCCTGTAAAAGTAACTTTGAATGAGTATTTAGAATTGGCTAAAGAATATTCAACTCCAAAAAGCAGTATTTTTATTAATGGAATATTGGATAATTTGGTTAAAGAACTTGAAGGAAATAAAAGAATTGTTAAGATAGGAAGAGGATTGATGTAA